A region of Maribacter algicola DNA encodes the following proteins:
- the polA gene encoding DNA polymerase I, giving the protein MSDQKRLFLLDAYALIFRGYYALIKNPRINSKGMDTSAIMGFMNSLFDVIKREKPDHLAVCFDKGGSAERTELFPEYKANRDETPDAIRIAIPYIQEILKAMHIPSVVLEGWEADDIIGTLSKQAEKEGYKVFMVTPDKDFGQLVSENIFMYRPARMGNGIEIWGIPEVQKRFGVERPDQVIDYLGMMGDASDNIPGLPGVGDKTAKKFIEQFGSLEGLLENADQLKGKMKEKIIENAELGRLSKKLATICTDCDVTFNAEDYELSVPDSESVQKIFEELEFRRLKEQFIKIFSGEEEITETQVTSTETGQKIASSAGSGQFSLFGGDGASPATIKDTSSRNTITDVPHVYQSVAPGMAMKLFLQNIMKQASVCFDTETTSINPLEAELVGIAFSWEATKGFYVPFPKDRDKAQELIEELRPFFESENIEKIGQNLKYDIKVLDKYNIKVRGKLFDTMLAHYLINPDMRHNMDVLSETYLNYTPISITELIGKKGKNQLSMREVPLEKQTEYAVEDADITFQLSQHFRPELAEAKTDGLFADIEIPLLRVLADMELEGINLDIDFLKSLSKDLENDIANLEQQIYESAGEEFNIGSPKQLGEILFDKMKLVDKPKKTKTGQYSTAEDVLSYLAKDHEIIRNVLDYRGLAKLKSTYVDALPEQVEKSTGRVHTDYMQTVAATGRLSSNNPNLQNIPIRTERGRQVRKAFVPRNEDYILLAADYSQIELRIIAALSEEDTMIEAFKNGEDIHASTASKVFNVPLEEVTREQRSNAKTVNFGIIYGVSAFGLSNQTDLSRSESKDLIDTYYKTYPKLRNYISEQVDFAREHGYVQTVLGRRRYLKDINGSNAVVRGAAERNAVNAPIQGSAADIIKIAMINIHKKLIEGAYKSKMLLQVHDELVFDIYKPELETLKQVIKSEMENAYELAVPLDVELGMGENWLVAH; this is encoded by the coding sequence ATGTCAGACCAAAAAAGACTGTTTTTACTGGATGCCTATGCATTGATATTCCGTGGATATTATGCCCTTATAAAAAATCCTCGAATCAATTCCAAGGGAATGGACACCAGTGCCATCATGGGTTTTATGAATTCCTTGTTCGATGTGATAAAGAGGGAAAAACCAGACCATTTGGCCGTTTGTTTTGACAAAGGCGGCAGTGCTGAAAGAACTGAACTTTTCCCCGAATATAAGGCCAATAGGGACGAAACGCCCGATGCCATACGCATTGCGATTCCCTATATCCAAGAAATTCTCAAGGCGATGCATATTCCGTCAGTTGTTCTTGAGGGCTGGGAAGCGGACGATATCATTGGCACCCTGTCAAAACAAGCGGAAAAAGAAGGGTATAAAGTTTTCATGGTAACTCCAGATAAGGATTTTGGGCAGCTGGTTTCCGAAAATATTTTTATGTACCGACCCGCACGTATGGGCAATGGAATCGAGATATGGGGAATCCCGGAGGTCCAAAAACGGTTTGGGGTAGAGCGGCCGGACCAGGTAATCGATTACCTGGGCATGATGGGCGATGCCAGTGACAATATTCCAGGCCTACCGGGAGTTGGGGACAAAACGGCCAAAAAATTTATTGAGCAGTTCGGGTCCTTGGAAGGTCTTTTGGAAAATGCGGACCAGCTTAAAGGAAAGATGAAGGAGAAAATCATTGAAAACGCAGAACTGGGTCGACTTTCAAAAAAACTGGCCACCATTTGTACGGATTGTGACGTTACCTTCAATGCCGAGGACTACGAGCTTTCCGTACCGGATAGTGAATCCGTTCAAAAAATATTCGAGGAATTGGAGTTTCGAAGGCTCAAGGAACAGTTCATAAAAATCTTTTCGGGGGAAGAAGAAATTACCGAAACCCAGGTGACCAGCACGGAAACAGGCCAAAAAATAGCTTCCTCCGCAGGTAGTGGCCAATTTTCCCTTTTTGGTGGTGATGGCGCTTCACCAGCTACGATCAAGGATACTTCCAGTAGAAATACCATTACCGATGTTCCCCATGTGTACCAGAGTGTGGCCCCTGGCATGGCCATGAAGTTGTTCCTACAGAATATAATGAAACAGGCTTCCGTTTGTTTTGATACGGAAACCACTTCCATCAATCCTTTGGAGGCAGAATTGGTGGGTATCGCCTTTTCCTGGGAGGCCACCAAGGGCTTTTATGTTCCGTTCCCCAAGGACCGGGACAAGGCCCAAGAACTCATCGAGGAATTACGCCCGTTTTTTGAATCGGAGAATATTGAAAAAATCGGCCAGAACCTAAAATATGACATTAAGGTACTGGACAAATACAACATTAAGGTACGAGGTAAACTTTTTGATACGATGTTGGCCCATTACCTCATCAATCCAGATATGCGCCACAATATGGACGTGCTTTCCGAAACCTATCTGAACTATACCCCCATTTCCATAACGGAGCTCATCGGCAAAAAGGGAAAAAATCAGCTTTCCATGCGGGAAGTACCTTTGGAAAAACAAACGGAATATGCCGTGGAGGATGCGGATATCACCTTTCAACTTTCCCAACATTTTAGACCGGAATTGGCGGAAGCCAAAACGGACGGGCTTTTCGCGGATATCGAAATACCTTTATTGAGGGTCTTGGCCGATATGGAACTGGAAGGCATCAATTTGGATATCGATTTTTTAAAGTCCCTCTCAAAGGATCTGGAGAACGATATCGCCAATCTGGAACAGCAAATTTATGAGTCCGCTGGGGAAGAATTTAATATCGGCTCACCAAAACAGCTTGGTGAAATCCTTTTCGATAAGATGAAGTTGGTAGACAAACCTAAGAAAACCAAGACAGGGCAATATTCCACGGCAGAGGACGTACTTTCCTATCTGGCCAAGGACCACGAAATCATTCGGAATGTTTTGGATTACAGGGGGCTCGCCAAACTGAAAAGTACCTATGTGGATGCCTTACCGGAACAGGTAGAAAAGTCAACGGGCAGGGTACATACCGACTATATGCAGACGGTTGCCGCCACCGGACGTTTGAGCAGTAACAACCCCAATCTACAGAATATTCCCATTAGAACGGAAAGGGGAAGACAGGTACGAAAGGCATTTGTGCCAAGAAACGAGGATTACATATTATTGGCAGCGGATTATTCGCAAATAGAATTGCGCATCATTGCAGCCTTGAGCGAGGAGGACACCATGATAGAAGCCTTTAAAAACGGGGAGGACATTCACGCCTCTACCGCCTCAAAGGTTTTTAACGTGCCTTTGGAAGAAGTAACTAGAGAACAAAGAAGCAATGCCAAGACCGTCAATTTTGGAATTATATACGGGGTTTCGGCCTTTGGTCTTAGCAATCAGACAGATCTATCGCGTTCAGAATCCAAAGATTTGATAGATACCTATTATAAAACCTACCCGAAGCTTAGAAACTATATAAGTGAACAGGTCGATTTTGCCCGCGAGCACGGATACGTACAAACCGTACTGGGCCGAAGACGCTACCTAAAGGACATCAACGGAAGCAATGCCGTTGTTCGTGGAGCTGCGGAAAGAAACGCGGTAAATGCCCCAATACAAGGAAGTGCTGCGGATATTATTAAAATAGCCATGATCAATATTCACAAGAAGTTAATCGAGGGCGCATACAAATCGAAAATGCTGCTTCAAGTACATGATGAATTGGTTTTTGACATTTACAAACCCGAATTGGAAACCCTAAAGCAAGTGATTAAATCCGAAATGGAGAACGCCTATGAATTGGCCGTTCCACTGGATGTGGAACTGGGCATGGGAGAAAACTGGCTGGTGGCGCATTAA
- a CDS encoding T9SS type A sorting domain-containing protein: MKRIALLSICLFTNLLFSQQEGLDQNSSEKEVKVFPNPATNVINVLGLWNCKTASIIITDTYGNTLVGYQWEIKNKALNIPVANLEPGIYLLSIRSTEQNVHKKFVKQ; the protein is encoded by the coding sequence ATGAAACGAATAGCACTTTTGTCAATTTGTTTATTCACCAACCTTTTGTTTTCACAACAAGAAGGTTTAGACCAAAATTCATCGGAGAAGGAAGTAAAAGTCTTTCCCAACCCTGCCACTAATGTCATAAACGTACTTGGCCTATGGAATTGCAAGACGGCCTCCATCATAATCACGGATACTTATGGCAATACATTAGTGGGTTATCAATGGGAAATTAAGAACAAGGCATTGAATATTCCCGTTGCAAACCTCGAACCTGGAATCTATCTGCTTTCAATTCGCTCCACGGAACAGAACGTCCATAAGAAATTTGTGAAACAGTAA
- a CDS encoding TonB-dependent receptor, translating to MKNRDIEPQLNLRVGSNTEQMTLKNQSIVIIVLLFSAFISYSQDFTLSLIVINEETNIPLENAQISITPCNCGGITNEAGRFSIDLPGGDYTATVNYIGFTKEVLNVTLNQSKVITVKLWPEEEQLSEVVVRAKRILDNLETPQMGALELNAQELKKIPAAIGEFDVLRGMTLLAGVNNAGELSNGLSVRGGSLDQNLLLYDYAPVFNPTHLFGLFSVFTPESVSSVDLYRANIPSRYGGRTTSVLDVKVKNPYTNKFKLSGGVGIISSRLSIETPLIKDKLMMSLGGRAGFTDFLLPIFSERLKNTKANFQDATLKLLYLPTENDQISFTGFYTKDFYQLDLITKIQNINAENNQFDFKTLNGTLNWTHSFSNDRILRTLLVMSDYNPKTIFPEQQSDNEIEFDSGIKYVSFISELTNTINEEIDYYGGVQINKYTIQPGNLDPGNGNSILPVDLARENSYVFSGYGNLNWLLGERLKFSAGLRFNHFVFVGPYTQGSFDDITGELLGTTFFEKGAGVKTYNDLEPRVGLNYKLGEVTSIKASFARLNQYLQNVYNSTTPLPTSRWKTSDPNIVPQNSDAYGFGIYTGVADNTIELGLEGYYRTSDNNLTYKPGADFFLQEYLERDIVQAEGKAYGAELSFRKPKGKVNGWFNYTWSRSLLRSQNERLADRINNNEWFASDFDRPHVFNGTINFEGDPYNTWSFNFTAQTGRPYTVANSVFKIEDLEVPIFLERNNARLRPYHRLDFSWKVSYGKNPNRKWKGDWIFTIYNVYGRRNPFNVYYTQRQGVEDGAIFLDSPLGSYELSVLNSPLLALTYNFVFD from the coding sequence GTGAAGAATCGAGATATAGAACCGCAATTGAACCTGAGGGTTGGCAGTAACACCGAACAAATGACACTAAAAAACCAATCCATTGTAATCATAGTACTTCTGTTTTCTGCCTTTATATCCTATTCCCAAGACTTTACCTTGTCTTTAATTGTTATAAACGAGGAGACCAATATTCCCTTGGAAAATGCCCAAATTTCCATTACACCTTGTAACTGCGGGGGAATAACCAATGAGGCAGGAAGGTTTTCCATCGATTTGCCAGGTGGGGATTATACGGCAACCGTAAATTATATTGGGTTTACAAAGGAGGTTTTAAACGTTACTTTGAACCAAAGTAAAGTAATAACGGTTAAATTATGGCCGGAGGAAGAGCAGCTTTCGGAGGTTGTTGTGCGTGCCAAGCGTATATTGGACAATTTGGAAACACCGCAAATGGGCGCGTTGGAACTGAATGCCCAAGAGCTTAAAAAAATACCGGCCGCGATTGGAGAATTTGATGTGTTGCGGGGTATGACATTATTAGCGGGCGTAAACAATGCCGGAGAGCTCAGTAACGGACTATCGGTACGGGGCGGGTCGTTGGATCAGAACCTCTTACTTTATGATTATGCCCCGGTTTTTAACCCTACCCATTTATTTGGTTTGTTTTCAGTGTTTACTCCAGAATCGGTTTCCTCGGTGGATTTGTATCGGGCAAATATTCCTTCCCGTTATGGCGGAAGAACAACCTCAGTATTGGATGTAAAGGTCAAAAATCCGTATACAAATAAATTTAAATTGAGCGGAGGCGTAGGTATCATTTCAAGTAGGTTGTCCATAGAAACACCCTTGATAAAGGATAAATTAATGATGAGCCTTGGGGGAAGGGCGGGCTTCACGGATTTTCTTCTACCAATATTCTCTGAACGATTAAAGAATACCAAGGCTAATTTTCAGGATGCTACCCTAAAATTATTGTATTTACCAACGGAAAACGACCAAATATCCTTTACCGGTTTTTATACCAAGGATTTCTACCAGTTGGATTTGATAACCAAAATCCAAAACATCAACGCAGAAAATAACCAATTTGATTTTAAGACCTTGAACGGCACCCTTAACTGGACACATAGTTTTAGCAATGACCGTATTCTAAGGACCTTGTTGGTGATGAGCGATTATAATCCCAAAACCATTTTTCCGGAACAACAGAGCGATAATGAAATTGAGTTTGACTCCGGTATTAAATATGTGAGCTTTATTTCGGAATTGACAAATACCATAAATGAAGAGATTGATTACTACGGTGGGGTCCAAATCAATAAGTACACCATTCAACCTGGCAATCTAGACCCTGGCAATGGCAACAGTATTTTACCTGTTGATTTGGCACGGGAGAACAGTTATGTTTTTTCGGGTTATGGAAACTTGAATTGGTTGTTGGGTGAGCGGCTTAAATTTTCCGCAGGCCTGCGTTTTAATCATTTTGTGTTCGTGGGTCCTTATACCCAGGGTTCTTTTGATGATATTACGGGAGAACTTTTGGGAACCACCTTTTTTGAGAAGGGTGCCGGTGTAAAAACGTATAACGATTTGGAGCCTAGGGTGGGACTAAACTATAAACTTGGAGAAGTAACCTCCATCAAGGCGAGTTTTGCTAGATTGAACCAATACCTTCAAAATGTGTATAATTCAACGACACCCTTGCCCACTTCACGTTGGAAGACTTCGGACCCCAATATCGTTCCCCAAAATAGTGACGCCTATGGTTTTGGTATTTATACAGGTGTAGCGGACAATACCATTGAACTCGGTTTGGAGGGCTATTATAGAACATCGGATAATAATCTTACCTATAAACCAGGTGCGGACTTCTTCTTGCAGGAATATTTGGAAAGGGATATTGTTCAGGCCGAAGGTAAGGCCTATGGGGCTGAATTGAGTTTTAGGAAACCCAAGGGTAAAGTCAACGGATGGTTCAACTATACTTGGTCCAGAAGTTTATTGCGCTCTCAAAATGAACGGTTGGCCGATAGAATCAACAACAACGAATGGTTTGCATCTGATTTTGACAGGCCTCATGTATTCAATGGAACAATAAATTTTGAGGGAGACCCCTACAATACCTGGAGTTTCAATTTTACGGCGCAAACAGGTCGACCCTATACGGTAGCCAATAGCGTTTTTAAAATTGAGGATTTGGAGGTTCCCATTTTTTTGGAAAGAAATAATGCCCGATTGCGCCCGTATCACAGGCTGGATTTTTCATGGAAGGTCTCCTACGGAAAGAACCCTAACCGAAAATGGAAAGGTGATTGGATTTTTACCATTTACAATGTGTACGGAAGGAGAAACCCGTTCAACGTCTATTATACACAAAGACAGGGTGTAGAGGATGGTGCGATTTTTCTGGATAGTCCTTTGGGCTCCTATGAGCTTTCCGTTTTGAATAGTCCCTTACTTGCCTTAACCTACAATTTTGTTTTCGATTAA
- a CDS encoding DUF4249 domain-containing protein encodes MRHFSFFDRLLNYCYENFFVRPLAVIIVFSFLPYGCIDPVPPEFDYEDGLIFIEGFASSNAGASYVGINESVTEFGVRGLNFIPGASVTVENLDSGLSVNFLESEDAYLAPLDFKVSPGERWKLIVAMPNGTVYESEPEIVLSPVPITEVAIDYDPELEFRPSVNRFIPGHKISVSFDDPAGAENNYYWSYRSFENLDYCIRCNEGIYRNGGCIPYDLRGRLYRYFDYICETECWTIRYPESVNIFDDTFSNGKTVAGLEVGSLPLYTKENMVVEVQQFSLTPAAYKYYKVLKDIVDNASGFNAPPPAALVGNLYNINDSEEFVLGRFTAAASSVVNMYVERELINEAAIATRQPPAVSLEPTLGSPYPPPPTNLAPCEESRYRTAIEPEGWQ; translated from the coding sequence ATGCGACATTTTTCATTTTTTGATCGCCTTCTTAATTATTGTTATGAGAATTTTTTCGTCAGGCCTTTGGCTGTAATTATTGTTTTTTCGTTTTTGCCGTATGGCTGTATTGACCCCGTTCCACCGGAATTTGATTATGAGGATGGCCTCATTTTTATAGAGGGTTTTGCCAGTTCTAATGCCGGTGCTTCCTATGTTGGCATAAATGAATCTGTCACGGAATTTGGGGTTAGGGGATTAAATTTCATTCCGGGAGCATCTGTCACTGTAGAAAATCTAGACAGTGGCCTTTCAGTAAATTTCCTCGAATCCGAAGATGCCTATTTGGCACCTTTGGATTTTAAAGTTTCCCCAGGGGAACGTTGGAAACTTATAGTGGCGATGCCCAACGGAACCGTTTATGAGTCGGAACCCGAAATCGTTTTATCTCCTGTCCCCATTACAGAGGTTGCCATCGACTATGACCCAGAGTTGGAGTTTAGGCCCTCGGTAAACCGATTCATACCCGGGCACAAGATTTCGGTAAGTTTTGACGATCCTGCAGGTGCTGAAAACAATTATTACTGGAGCTATCGCTCTTTTGAAAATTTGGATTATTGTATTCGTTGTAACGAGGGTATCTATAGAAATGGAGGTTGTATCCCCTATGATTTAAGAGGGAGGCTCTATAGATATTTTGATTATATCTGCGAAACCGAATGTTGGACTATCAGGTATCCCGAATCGGTAAATATCTTTGATGATACATTTTCGAACGGGAAAACGGTTGCCGGTCTGGAAGTGGGTTCTTTACCATTGTATACTAAGGAAAATATGGTAGTAGAGGTACAACAATTCTCCTTGACCCCCGCTGCCTATAAATATTACAAAGTATTAAAGGATATTGTGGACAATGCGTCGGGTTTCAATGCCCCTCCGCCCGCTGCCTTGGTCGGAAACCTGTACAACATTAATGATTCTGAGGAATTCGTATTGGGAAGGTTTACAGCGGCCGCTTCTTCCGTGGTCAATATGTATGTTGAAAGGGAGCTTATCAACGAAGCTGCTATAGCTACCAGGCAACCTCCTGCAGTATCCTTGGAACCTACGTTAGGTTCGCCCTATCCGCCTCCACCAACCAATTTGGCTCCCTGTGAAGAATCGAGATATAGAACCGCAATTGAACCTGAGGGTTGGCAGTAA
- a CDS encoding lipocalin family protein: protein MKNSILFLLVVSMIFSCSSDKGNNPEIDPASNIVGTWDATELRIDEATASDNAIFAREALAYLTDQNCTIITLQFNADLTATATNSTDYLEIDTTSGFNIPCPTTFETESSTYTYENNVVSFVNVNEEVVEVNVTIEGDIMLVDAADLQIPEFNESGQLVFQRR from the coding sequence ATGAAAAATAGTATTTTATTTCTTCTAGTGGTCTCCATGATTTTTTCATGTAGCTCCGATAAAGGAAATAATCCGGAAATTGACCCTGCCTCAAATATTGTGGGTACCTGGGATGCGACCGAGCTGCGTATTGACGAAGCCACAGCCAGTGACAATGCTATTTTTGCCAGAGAAGCCCTTGCATACTTGACGGACCAAAACTGTACAATTATAACTTTACAGTTTAATGCCGATTTAACGGCCACGGCCACAAATTCAACCGACTACCTAGAGATTGATACAACCTCTGGTTTCAATATTCCTTGTCCAACAACTTTTGAAACGGAGTCCAGTACGTACACGTATGAAAATAACGTAGTAAGTTTTGTAAACGTCAATGAGGAAGTTGTAGAGGTGAATGTGACCATTGAGGGAGATATCATGCTAGTGGATGCGGCTGATTTACAAATACCGGAGTTCAATGAAAGCGGCCAATTGGTATTTCAGCGCAGATGA
- the rplM gene encoding 50S ribosomal protein L13 — protein MDTLSYKTISANKSTVVKEWLLVDAEGETLGRLSSKVANLLRGKHKPSFTPHVDCGDNVVVINAEKISLSGNKWADKTYQRYTGYPGGQRFTSAKELLDKNPASIIEKAVKGMLPKNKLGADLFRNLKVYAGSEHGQEAQKPTAVNLKDIK, from the coding sequence GTGGATACACTAAGTTATAAAACCATATCCGCCAACAAATCAACCGTTGTCAAAGAATGGTTGTTGGTAGATGCCGAGGGAGAAACATTGGGTCGTTTGTCTTCAAAAGTGGCTAATTTATTGAGAGGAAAGCATAAACCAAGTTTTACACCACATGTGGATTGCGGTGACAATGTTGTTGTCATCAATGCAGAAAAAATTAGCTTAAGCGGCAACAAATGGGCAGACAAAACGTATCAAAGGTATACGGGTTATCCAGGAGGACAGCGTTTTACCAGTGCTAAGGAATTATTGGATAAAAATCCTGCCTCCATCATTGAGAAAGCTGTTAAGGGAATGCTTCCAAAAAACAAGTTGGGTGCAGACCTTTTTAGAAATTTAAAGGTGTACGCCGGTTCAGAACATGGCCAAGAAGCCCAAAAACCCACTGCAGTTAATTTAAAAGATATTAAATAA
- the rpsI gene encoding 30S ribosomal protein S9 — translation MEIIHKIGRRKTAVARVYLSQGNGTITINNKELNDYFPTATLQYKVKQPFTLTDTTDNYDVKVNVYGGGITGQAEAIRLAISRAMCEVDSENRATLKPEGLLTRDPRMVERKKFGQKKARKKFQFSKR, via the coding sequence ATGGAAATAATTCACAAAATAGGAAGAAGAAAGACTGCTGTAGCCAGAGTTTACCTTTCCCAAGGAAATGGAACCATTACTATTAATAACAAGGAATTAAATGATTATTTCCCGACTGCAACTTTGCAGTATAAAGTGAAACAACCTTTCACCCTTACTGATACTACTGACAACTATGATGTTAAGGTAAATGTATATGGAGGTGGTATCACAGGACAAGCTGAAGCCATTAGATTGGCCATATCCAGGGCCATGTGCGAGGTAGATAGTGAAAACAGGGCGACCCTAAAACCAGAAGGTTTGTTGACAAGGGATCCAAGAATGGTAGAGCGTAAGAAATTCGGTCAGAAAAAGGCCCGTAAGAAATTCCAGTTCTCCAAGCGTTAA
- the rpsB gene encoding 30S ribosomal protein S2 yields the protein MAKVEVKQLLEAGVHFGHLTRKWNPNMAPYIYMERNGIHVINLYKTVAKLDEANEALAKIAASGRKILFVATKKQAKDIVAEKASNVNMPYITERWPGGMLTNFVTIRKAVKKMASIDRMKKDGTFNTLSKKERLQVDRLRAKLEKNLGSISEMTRLPGALFIVDTMREHIAVKEAQKLNIPIFAMVDTNSDPRDVDFVIPSNDDASKSIEIIMSQVTEAVAEGLAERKSEKSEGSEEKKEKSSKKKEKESKEDLEPTPAKVDTKPTPVVDKVPNVTVDVEATKEAVKKDNDAEADDLTKIEGVGPKAAEALANAGLDTFAKVASVDSDEMKEILTEASSRMAHLDPTSWPKQAQMAADGKWDELKEWQDSVKGGVEE from the coding sequence ATGGCGAAAGTCGAAGTAAAACAATTATTAGAAGCAGGTGTGCATTTTGGCCACCTAACCAGAAAGTGGAATCCGAACATGGCTCCTTACATCTACATGGAGCGTAATGGTATCCACGTAATCAATCTTTACAAAACAGTTGCAAAATTGGACGAGGCCAATGAGGCTTTGGCAAAAATTGCTGCATCTGGCAGGAAAATTCTTTTTGTTGCTACCAAGAAGCAGGCAAAGGACATTGTTGCTGAAAAGGCATCCAATGTAAACATGCCCTACATTACGGAAAGATGGCCAGGCGGTATGTTGACAAACTTTGTAACTATCCGTAAAGCCGTTAAGAAAATGGCCTCCATTGATAGGATGAAGAAAGATGGTACTTTTAACACCTTATCCAAAAAAGAGCGATTACAGGTAGATCGTTTGCGAGCTAAATTGGAGAAAAACTTAGGTTCTATTTCAGAAATGACCCGTTTACCTGGCGCCCTGTTCATTGTTGATACCATGAGAGAGCACATAGCGGTAAAGGAAGCCCAGAAATTGAATATCCCAATATTCGCCATGGTCGATACCAACTCGGACCCCAGGGATGTAGATTTTGTAATTCCATCCAATGATGACGCTTCAAAATCTATCGAGATTATTATGTCTCAAGTGACCGAAGCGGTTGCTGAAGGTCTTGCGGAGCGAAAATCGGAAAAATCTGAAGGTTCCGAAGAGAAAAAGGAGAAAAGCTCCAAGAAAAAAGAAAAAGAGTCTAAAGAAGATTTAGAGCCAACCCCAGCAAAAGTTGATACAAAACCGACACCGGTAGTTGATAAAGTTCCTAACGTCACCGTTGATGTTGAAGCTACCAAGGAAGCTGTTAAAAAGGACAACGATGCAGAAGCCGATGACCTTACTAAAATAGAGGGTGTTGGACCAAAGGCGGCAGAAGCACTTGCCAATGCCGGATTAGATACTTTTGCCAAAGTTGCGTCTGTAGATTCAGATGAAATGAAAGAAATCTTGACTGAAGCCAGTTCCAGAATGGCTCACCTAGACCCAACTTCTTGGCCAAAGCAAGCACAAATGGCAGCAGATGGTAAATGGGATGAACTTAAGGAATGGCAGG